The Acanthopagrus latus isolate v.2019 chromosome 6, fAcaLat1.1, whole genome shotgun sequence genome includes a region encoding these proteins:
- the rfesd gene encoding Rieske domain-containing protein: protein MFQAFLKGLGKPNGELHFVGKKDELIEAKRTFRTLDGRDVLIIHHQGAFFAMDSYCYHSGGMLQNGDIEEFDGKMCIVCPRHKYKISLAKGEGIYKASDPREKPPVPRWYSKGVKQRTHTVTETNGDVYVRLSTESCWIDSDYYQGEKGKIARAKAEEDDAETPYADE, encoded by the exons ATGTTTCAAG CATTTCTCAAAGGCCTGGGAAAGCCCAACGGAGAGCTCCATTTTGTGGGGAAGAAGGATGAACTGATTGAAGCAAAACGTACTTTCAGAACACTAGACGGTCGGGATGTACTGATCATCCACCACCAGGGAGCCTTCTTTGCTATGGACTCCTACTGTTATC ATTCTGGGGGAATGCTGCAGAATGGAGACATTGAG GAATTTGATGGCAAGATGTGCATCGTTTGTCCAAGGCACAAGTACAAGATCTCTCTGGCCAAGGGGGAGGGCATTTACAAGGCCAGTGACCCCAGGGAAAAGCCGCCTGTGCCCAGATGGTACTCCAAAGGTGTGAAACAGCGGACCCACACTGTCACCGAGACCAACGGGGATGTCTACGTCAGGCTCTCCACAGAGTCGTGCTGGATCGACTCAGACTACTACCAGGGAGAGAAGGGCAAGATAGCGAGGGCCAAAGCGGAGGAGGATGACGCGGAAACACCTTATGCAGACGAATGA
- the ube2r2 gene encoding ubiquitin-conjugating enzyme E2 R2 — protein MAHQATPSSQKALMMELKSLQEQPVEGFRITLVEESDLYNWEVAIFGPPNTLYEGGYFKAHIKFPVDYPYSPPTFRFLTKMWHPNIYENGDVCISILHPPVDDPQSGELPSERWNPTQNVRTILLSVISLLNEPNTFSPANVDASVMFRKWRDSKGKDKEYAEIIRKQVMSTAAEAERDGVKVPTTLAEYCVQTRVPSQDSSSDLLYDDLYDDDMEEEDEEEDESEMESVGEAGGMSSVEDGGTSTRRYDNQDDSGNEDS, from the exons ATGGCCCACCAGGCAACCCCTAGTTCCCAGAAGGCCCTGATGATGGAGCTGAAGTCTCTGCAGGAGCAGCCGGTGGAGGGCTTCCGCATCACTCTGGTGGAGGAGTCTGACCTCTACAACTGGGAAGTGGCCATCTTCGGGCCCCCCAACACCCTGTATGAGGGAGGCTACTTCAAG GCTCACATCAAGTTCCCAGTTGACTACCCGTACTCCCCGCCCACCTTCCGCTTCCTCACCAAGATGTGGCACCCCAACATCTACgag AACGGAGATGTGTGCATCTCCATCCTGCACCCTCCTGTGGACGACCCTCAGAGCGGGGAGCTGCCCTCTGAAAGATGGAACCCCACCCAGAACGTCAG GACCATCCTGCTCAGTGTGATCTCTCTGCTCAATGAGCCGAACACCTTCTCCCCGGCCAATGTGGACGCATCTGTCATGTTTCGCAAATGGAGGGACAGCAAAGGCAAGGACAAGGAGTATGCAGAGATTATCAG GAAGCAGGTGATGTCAACAGCAGCGGAGGCGGAGCGCGATGGCGTCAAGGTGCCGACCACTTTGGCGGAGTACTGCGTCCAGACCAGGGTTCCCTCACAGGACAGCAGTTCAGACCTCCTCTATGACGACCTCTACGACGAcgacatggaggaggaggacgaggaggaggacgagagcgAGATGGAGTCTGTAGGCGAAGCCGGGGGGATGAGCTCAGTCGAGGACGGCGGGACGTCCACCAGGCGTTACGACAACCAGGACGACTCTGGCAACGAAGACTCGTGA
- the nudt2 gene encoding bis(5'-nucleosyl)-tetraphosphatase [asymmetrical], translated as MALRACGFIIFRRLASCVPPPDNIEYLLLQTSYGEHHWTPPKGHVDPGEDDLTTALRETREEAGLGVEHLRVIDGFLQELRYEVRGRPKEVLYWLAELRDPGMAVTLSDEHQDYRWAQLEEACALARYKDLQDTLRAAHKHLEAQQEKQ; from the exons ATGGCGCTGCGTGCTTGTGGCTTCATCATTTTTCGTCGTCTAGCCAGCTGTGTCCCTCCACCAGACAACATCGAGtacctcctcctgcagacatCTTATGGGGAACATCACTGGACCCCACCCAAAG GTCATGTGGACCCAGGTGAGGACGACCTCACCACAGCTCTGAGAGAGACCCGGGAGGAGGCAGGGCTGGGGGTGGAGCACCTTCGGGTGATTGATGGCTTTCTGCAGGAGCTTCGCTACGAGGTGCGAGGCCGGCCTAAAGAGGTGCTGTACTGGTTGGCCGAGCTGAGAGACCCGGGGATGGCAGTGACTTTGTCTGACGAGCACCAGGACTACCGCTGGGCCCAGCTGGAGGAAGCCTGCGCTCTGGCTCGGTACAAAGACCTGCAGGACACACTGagagcagcacacaaacacttggaGGCTCAGCAGGAGAAACAGTAA